Below is a window of Humulus lupulus chromosome 9, drHumLupu1.1, whole genome shotgun sequence DNA.
gccAACCACTAAGTAaaattaaaagcttacctaaccatctatcaataccaagtaaaaaaattcaaacaacacacaataagttttcatccttatatcaccacaacacacaaacaaattttccataacctacttctctaagacacacaaattttcaaccttccgttatcaccgcagcatacaattttaatctcagaacctacttctctatggatgaatatttaagatattcaaactcctctaacaattgtatgatattaataaaagagttaaaagaacatacttccgtacctcttgctattaataatcaagttaattaaatttgctccttgccaattcgatccacaaccaaaggaatataatcaatacctaaaagattaatacaaaattaaaactaaagacaaacaaagcaataataaaTTAAGACAAAGCTGTTACTAACAGACTTTTGGATTATCAACACTAATACAATCTAATCTAAAGgaaaattttgttaatttaagaGATGAACTCTGTCTCTAAACAGAGAGATACACCACAAAATGTAAGAAACCTATCATAACTTAAAAAAACTATCAAAAAGATCACTTATGCAACTAAGAAGTTTATGCTCAGTCTAATATAAATTGAAATACCAAATAAGAGGAACACCTCAtgtagttaatgaccattaaacaaatacacaaatatataacatttataaaTCCACTATAAAACACCCTATTTTTTTTAAAGTGGCCATtcctttcttcttattttttaagTTTAGAACAAGcatagagagaaaaaaaaaattaccttgtTGCTTACTTTCTGACCAAATAGAGAGAAGCAAGACCTACCAAAGAATTTCTCCAAAACAAAGAGAATAGGGACAAAGAAGAAGAAACAGAGATAAATCTAAAGagaagaggaaagagagagatACACATAGAGACTTTGGGCATTATTCAGCGAGAAATGAGAAAGAGTGGCTTGACATTCACCAGTAAACTCAAAACCAGAGAGTACATGATCACCCAAAGACTATGTTTAGTAAAAGGGTTGGAAAAAAACTAGCTTCAGGTCCACAAAAGCACTACTCCTCAAACAAGCCATAACTAGCTAACACACTATGGCCAATTCAGGAGCATTTGCATCCGCCTTTCATGTGTCTGTCTCACACATTATGGCCGCATGCAAGATCATCCACTGACATTTCAAGGGCATGCTGCAGTAAATCATTCTCATCAATATTATCAAAGGTCAATTATCACCTTTAATACATTATAAAAAAACTAAACAACCCCATGTGTGCATATTTAAACACCTTATGCATTCAATCAACACATAAACCACCACCTTCCCCCACTCAATAAATCCACaggaaataaaattaaaaccccATATATAAATCAACTATAAATTCACAAATGCAATGTTTTTAAGAATATAAAAGTGGACTGTCAAATAAAAACAATTAATCAGTTGCCTTAGAGTCAACTCTAGAAGAAGCAATGGTGGCACGCTCTATCAtctaaacaagaaaaaaaaatcattaccaTTTGTGTAAATGGTAAAGATAAGTAGTCACTCCAACACAGTGGTTCCCCAAGCTGATCTTTGAGTCTTTTTAACTTTATGTTCTCCTCCTGAGATAAGATAAGATAAGATaaataaatctattgattatattaatataacctaAGCAAGTGCATAATACCTAGTTATTGAAACTAAGTCTTTTTTTTACTTCATTTTCTATATAAAAATCTTGTACTATAGATGTCATCCTCATGAGAATAACTGCTATAGGCTAATaggtataaatatttatatattgtggACAAAACCTATGGCTGGCTAccttatattattatatagcaTTTTCATTGTCACCTATTTCCAATGACAAGGCACAAATGAGAAGGAAACCACTTCAGAAACGACAAAACTAGACAGTAAAAGTGGTCAAAAAAATGGACTCGAAATTCacaaatttccaaaaaaaaaaaagagccagTAGTATTAGAAAAAAGTTGGCTGGCTAAACAGGATTAATGTAGCTTAATCAAATCAAgtcattttttattaaaagagCACTAAAGGAAAGGATGATAATGATCATGAAATGAAGTTGGCATCTTTTCTAATACAATGATAATAATAGTCTAAGTAGAATGATTATAATAATTTGATTTCTATAGCAATCCAATAAAGAGAAACAACAAACTAAGTAGTTCATACCAGTAACTGTTGTAGGGCAGCAGGACAATTTGAGAGATATTTCACTGCAACAGGAACTGAATCCTCTCCTGGGATCATCATATCTATAATGTTATCAGCTATTAGATCATCTGTTAATTGACCACTTGTGTCATTTAGAAGAGAATCTATTACATCTCTTGGAGCCTTTTTGGTGATCATCCCACTACTACTTTTCCTGGCTTCTAAAATTTTCTATACTTGCTTCACCATTTTTTTCTTTGCCTGAAAAGAGAAGAGGAAAAATATTTATCTGTTCTTGCTTATGGTTGGCAACAAAGAAAAATAGAGAGATTAAGAAAGCTGTATATGGTTTCAATCCAAGCatttaaaaattaacataaagAAATATGGGCAGAATACTGCTAGTAATATCAACAGAAATGACAAATGATACTACTTCAAgggtaaaaaaaaataacataacattcaagttacacaaaaaatatccaaaaacaaGACATGTTTTAAAAAAAGTAACTTATATCATATATTACTAAAGAGTAACCAAAATAATAAGTACTCTATGCTACCACTTCTGCTTCTGTAAAGTTGTTTTCTAATTCTAAAAGTTAcacaaaaagtaaaaaaaaaaatataaaataaataacaaaataatatattacTAAAAAGTAATCAAACTTTTATAATAAGTGAATACAATGTACTATAGTATCATAGCCTGCACAAACAAAGCTATTTTCACCAAAAACTTTCCCCTTTCACATAAGAAAAACAGAgaacaaattaatacaaaaaaaaatgtagATATAGTTAAGAAATGCAAAAACGAGAtgagtgagagatagagagagagagagggagccgagagagacaaagagagaagaaataaaaatgtagaaaaaaaatacaaacctgAAAAATGGGACAGATCTTGAGCTGAAATGGGTTTGCGTGAGAGATATTACATAACAAATCAATTCAATGGTAAACTTTTACATGGCAACTTATACTCGTGTTTACTACAAAATTTATATTTGAGAATGTGAATTAGCATAAGCTTTACATGTCCTGTAAagtaaaaataaagaagaagactcAGCTATATTTACAGGTACGTCATCATCAACTTTGACATAAAAATCAGCATCCCAcaaagtagcagcagtagcaaaatatatttttgtctTGTCAAACAATTCAAGGTAATTTTTAACATGGTCCTGCTCAcaatattgtaaatattttcctttatgagttattgaaaaaaaataccaaactgAATTGACAATGTTTTGCACCAAGGGTACAAtgtagaagaagaataaaaattaCTAGTCTTAGAATATCTCCATGTTTCTTATCCTCTGCTTCAACAGCTCTATCTAGAATACCCCCTGATGTGGCACTAAATGTGGAGAAAcagaaaaatttataaaattaattaagtgaAAATCTGTCAAAAGAACAATTGAATTGAAGAAAAGATGAATTTTGCATAGGAGTTTCATTAAATTGCAGAGTGGGAACTCAAAGGGCTGTCCATAAGGAAATAGAACAAATCCATATAAAGTCAGAACAGATCAAACTCATATGactttatttgattagttattatAATAATTTTCTAATAGTCTTATACTCATGTGCTGTAAAAAAAGATATTCGGTGTAGTATATGCCTATCTACAACATAAACGGGGCATCATATGGCTTGTATTGGAGTAACTAATAACAAAAGACTAACAAAGCGACAATCTACACAAAACCCACACTGCAGTCTAAAATTTAACACTAAATAGCAAACCAGATGGGTCTCAAATCAAGCCATCTATGCATAACATAAAAACTAAAACAAGAACACAAGAAGAAACACCTCAACGAATTATCACAAACACAGAGAAGGGTCAATAGTTTCAGCTGAACATAAATATTACGATTTAGTacaattgaataaaaataatccatCATTGAAAGATTCCATGAATATGTCAATGGTATTTGTATAAGTTTTCTGTATATAGAAGCATAGAAATTTAAAAGGTAACACATATATTACCTTTCACACTTGGGTCCTGTCACAATAGATTCTATATTTCTATTACTCTACTTTTCATAACAACATTATTAGTGTATCATGTTATCAGCTCAATATATTAATGTTTCAATGCATAAGAAATGACACTCAAAAAAATTCATCACTTTAGAATCTATAGCTAGAGAAGAGCTAAAGAAAAAGAAGGTATTACAGAAAGAGCTAAAGAAATTGGACCACAAAACTGCGAAGATTAAGTCTAACTATAGGACCTAATGTTAACAGTGGTAGCATAGCTATTTTGCGTGTTCTAGCCACAAATCCAGGTAGTATAGCTAATATCAAGACCAGAACATACTAAGGAAAGACAATATTTGAGTGGGTCTATTGTTTGAAGGCATGCAAAGGTGGGCTCACTATGAAATCTTGGAAAACCTAGGAACAAATTGAGCACATTAGTAATGCATTTGTATGCATTTACAAATAAAACAGAGGGCACattcataataaaaaaattatcaaaacaaaTTTAATAAGACAATTAAGTCACGCATATCACAAACTTGAATTGAATCAGAATAATGTTCAGTTACGCTCTTACAAGATGAGAAGCTGCTGCTAACAAAGACATTGACAAATTTGAAATTGGTTTAGCATCTTATTAATCTACCAGCTTATTCATCTAAAACAGAAAATTTTACAGCACCAACCTCAGGTTCCAGGTCGATAACTATCCCCAACTCTTCTAATACATCGACACTTCCACATGCTGAAGAACTTGAACGATTTCCTTgcttaaagggaaaaaaaatcaagtttaacTCTAACAATTTACAATATGGGATCACATTCATGTCAGGTAATCAATAAAATTGATGCCACCTTTGCAATTTTGGTACCACAAGCTCCAGCAAGTATTGAAGCTCCAGTCGAAATGTTAACAGTGTTTGCTCCATCACCACTTGTTCCAACAATGTCCACTGCATCAAGTAAGCCCTCTACTTCTAAACTATGCTTGATCATCGCCCTCGCAAGCCCCACAGTCTGTTTAACCACTAAAATCCATAAGTCATTTCTTTACTTATTTCCTTGAAACATACCCCCAAAAATTCTTCAGTAGAAAACCTACAGCCTAtcaaaatttctttgaaaataaACAATTGCATTGATAACAGTTCTTTCTATCCAAACAGCATGGTAATAAGACTTTCAACAGTCTAAAATCCTGCTTGGACAAACTAAGTTATCTAGTATAAATATTCAGAGCACAACTCTcaaccaaaatgatattttaacaATGATGCAAGGCTAGTAAAAAGATTATACAGAAGTAGGTCCCTGTTTTTTTACAATATATAATGCACCAAGTAAACTTTCTCccaaaaacttaccaaaaaccatTAAAAAATTTACACTGTGCTAATCTTCTTTGCTTATATGAACAACATCTAGAGCTTCCTGAAATGGCAACCATGCTAAGTTCAAATGCAGAAGtgcatatattttttcaataacaAGAAAAGATTAAAGTTCACTGGCTAAATCAATACTCCAATATTATtgaaaaagaaaatactaaatcAGTTCTCCAAAAACACAAGTAACAAATGAGTAAAGACTTACTTacaaatttttaataataattctaaatattaaatttatttcaTCTTAAATTTTAAAGTAATATATTATGTattcttttgtaatattttttaaaaaaaaaaagtcatatataATTTACCAAATGTAATTCCAGTAAGAAAAAAAAGacttttagttattttttttaatttcattacATTAGTTAGTCAGTTTTTATGAGTTCTGATTCACAGCCAAAAATTAGTAACAATTTAGGGAAAAAGTTTATGGCGGTGTTTCCTAACACGGTGGTAGAAATTAGCAACAGAATAAGACTTGAGAAAATAATATTTTACTaacaaattaacaaaacaaacaaaaatatgaGTAACAAAGTTAACCGGGCATAATCGTATTGTTTTTAcctcaaaaaaaacaaaaagcaaAGTAGGGGAAAAACTCAGCCCTCTTCAACTTTTTTTACCATCAAAGAAATTATAGCATAGTCTCCCCTGACCTGAACACCCTACAATCTATGTCTTTGTCCTCAAATTTCTCTGCATATAAAATTTTCTTCCCTGGGTAGACAAATACGCCATATAGTCTAAGTTCCCCAGTTGCCTAATGTCATTTTGAGGCGTTAACCTAAATCTTCCTATATATTTTTCTTCCTCTGTTACTATACTCAAAAATTGAAGAAATAAAAACATGGGAAATTGAGGTTTCAAGAGAGAGACTAAGGTTTTGAGAAGTTAAAGATTTAAAAGGCAGCAAGAGAAAGAAGatggtatataaatatatatatatatatgtatatagacaGAGAAAGGGTGAGATTAAACATGATGTTTAAGCCCCTGGCACAAGTTTCCTCATAGGTACGAACCATTTCTTCAGGGGAAGGTTTGTGGTCCTTGGGGAAATCCATGATGATGAACCAGTGGCTGTAGTCACATCCCTCGAACAGTATCGTGTCGGGCCCAATTTCGTCGTTCTAGTTATTGCTATTGCCGTATGCTGATCGGGCAGACAAGAGTGAGAGAGACGACGATCTGAACTGGCGAGATTGACGGAGCAGAGGCCATGAATGCTCTACCAAAGTAGGGAAATCTACCGAAATGAAGCCTTGGAGTGGAGGTGATGAGGAAGACGGTGCAGAAATTGCAGAAGTCGCGGCGAGAGAGCGACCGAGTGTGGAGATGGTGCTGCTGATAGTTCGGCGGAGGCGGAGAGAGGTCAGCGCCATGGCTGCTTTTTGCGGTGGTGATGTAGATGGTCAGGAGTAAATCGATAGCCCCCTGAGATATGTTGAAGGAGAGGAAATAGGTCTCGGGTCTCAAAAATGTCGAAGGAATTGAATGAAAGGAATTTTCAGGTCTCTCTACTAGAATTGAGGAAATGTTGAAGGAGAGGAAATGGGTCTCTCGGGTCTCACAAATTTCGAGGTCTCAGAAATGAAATAAAACACTAAGTGGCGGGATGGTGtatattaccgcccttttttcatgcccaatataatactctatcataatacttttttattagtattatattcatgtgttatgaaaatggatatttggtgtagtgcattccttaaagatttcatactttaatatgttactgactattttattcattatatatgatcttaattctctcgtactaatacaataccatattctcatgaatgaatagggaattttcttgatattattatataattaattcaagcaataattataacattcaaatataattaaattgtactttttaaaaaaaaaccaataaaatgtatttacatgtttttagggcattaatcctaataaTCTTCTACTTGCCCTCAAAttaagtgaggcatctcccttaatcccatattgcgcatgtgacccataaatgactttgcTGGAAGTGTCTTGGTTAGCAGGCCAACCAGGTtctgttccgacgctatcttcataacagtcacatcaacttggtgtacaatctctcttaccatatgttatttcctttctagATTCTTTCATCTCTTGTGGCTTCTCgattctttggaattagctactgctccactgttgtcacagtacatgattaatggcttatccatatctggaactacttctggatcagtgtagaacttcctcaaccaaaccgcctccttagttgcttcacaagccactatgtattcgacttccatggttgaatcatctatgttggattgtttaatgcttctccagaaaacaactcctccaccaagagtgaacactaacccggatgtcgactttcgactatctttgtttgattggaaatcagaattagtgtatccagtggggtttagctcaccccccgaatatacaagcatataatctatcGTTCTCCTAAAAtgcttgagaatgtgctttactacaaTTAAGTGTTCCAAACCAAGATTttattgataacgacttacaatcccaactacataacatatgtcgggcctagtacacaacatagcatacatcagactcccaaccgCTGAAACATAaagatactttctcatatcctcttactcctgaggtgtcttaggacattgttccttggagagagcaattccatgtctggtcggtaactgacctttcttggaattctccatagagaatctttcaagcaccttatctatataattaactTGAGAAAGTGCCAAATGCTTGTTCTTCcgatcccttaggatttggattcctagaCCATAGCTTGCCTCACCCAAAtcattcatttggaacttttcggctaaccacttcttcacatttggcaatgtctctacattgttcccaatgagcaaaatgtcatcaatgtaaagaactaagaaaaccacaacttttcctttgatgtatttatacacacatgcttcgtcaacattctgttcaaagccatatgttttaattgtttcatcaaaagtgatattcctagatctagatgcttgctttaatccataaattgATTTCAGcgacttgcacaccttttgatatTCCccattctttatgaacccttctagttctaccatatagatactttcatcaagatagacattcagaaaagttttcttgatgtccatttgccatatctcataatcattggcaacCGCTATGGATAAGGGGATATGAATGGATTTGAGCGTGggcacaggagaaaatgtttcttcataatcaataccttctctctgagtgtaacctttggctactagcctcgctttgaaagtctatactttcccatctacacctcttttattcttgtatatccacttacaccttatgggcctgacatcttcaggtggatccacaagttcctaGACAGAAttagaatacatcgattccatttcttggttcatgacttcttgccatttctcattTTTAGGATCATATATTGCTTCTTTAAgggttaatggatcgtccttgtctgtatcagaaacaaagacatatgcctcatgttcgtagtgaGCAGGTGGTCTCataatcctcccactatgacgttgcACCGAGGTTTCTCTTTCAAGAATCATGGTTTTCCTCAAtttttcatttatcatttaatgatgaagatgatttttATGGGATCTGATAAACGATTTTTAGTCTTGTTTTAGTGTGTCTTTTTAGGAAGTTTTTGTAGTCAATTAGGTTTATTTTGTTCCACTTTACGCTTGTTTTGatttgtttttatgttttgaaGGACTTGAGACGATTTGGAACGAAAAGCGGTCAAAATCGATAAAAAGATGAAAATCTGGCAAAAATGGTGGTTGGAAGCATGTAGCGCGATCGCACTACACAATGCCGCGACAGGTGATTGGAAAGCGAGGATTTCTACAGATTTCTTTCATTaagggaaatttggtcatttCACTTGGGGAAATCGTAGGGTTTTGTATTTTAATGCAATTTTCAGCaataaaccctaattatgcataATTGGGACTAGGAGAAGACAGCTGGAGACTATTGATGAAACCTGGGATCAATTagagtttttctttttctcatattttcttttcatctttagTTTATGTTGATTGTTAATTTCATGGATTGGAATAATATGAATATGAACTAAATCTagttttagggtttttaattgagtCTCTTGAAACTCTTCTATGAATTAATGCAAAGTTATGTTTTTGTTCTTCTCATTTGAGATATTTTCAATTGgtgcttaatgcttgtgatttATTGGCCATTtattacatgatatatatatatatgaatttgttTCAAAATCTAAAAGGTGAGATTCAAACATGCTATAATTGATTAGACATAGATTTCGATATTGAACGAAAGTATCAATATGGTTTATGTAGCTTATAAGGTTTTATGCCTAATGCTTCCTATATGTTGAGTTTAttatagaaatatagaaaattcacACATAGGTCGAATTTTATATATTACAAATATAGAATACTTTTGTAACTTGCTATCTTatttagaagaaaagtttatgaGACTATTGCATTAATGGAATAGAGAGTGGAAAGATGATGAGATTAAATTCCCTAATTTtcattcattaattaattatcttcattgttatttttttagagtttatagtttttaattgtttttatttcgtagtttttatgtttatgttttagttttctcttgtcaacaaatttttgttagcCAAATAGAGATTATGAATTAAATATTGCTACTTCATAATTCAGTCTTCGTGGGATGATACTTGTGCTTGTGCACTATATTACATGAAACGATACGTATACATGCGGTAATATATTTTCGTTATCAggatcttatcagctgtgagttcctccaatactactttGCTCTGAAGTTTAtaattattcatatagtcatgttcaaggaaggttgcatttgtagagacaaataccttttgatccttgggactatagaaataaccacctctttTTTTCTGAAgcatagccaacaaaaatgcacacttcagaccttgaatgaagtttccctgatttaggtctaagaacatgagcatgaCAGCCCCAAAtgtggaaatggtgcaaactaagtttgtttccattccacagttccagtggcattttgctaatggtcttagatgggaccacattcaaaatgtaagtcgttgtttgaagtgcatatccccagaatgagagaggaagtgatgagtagcttaacatagacttgaccatgtccaataaggtcatgtttcttctttcacaaacaccattttgttgtggtgttcctggcgttgtgagttgggatagaatattatgctccaacaagaaatctttgaattctaaatccaaatattcaccacctcgatcagatcgaagtttcttaagagtcttacctaacttcttctcaacctcagctttgaattcttgaaacttaccaaaggtttcatatTTCCTAAGCGTTAAGCAAGTATgatcatatcttgagtaatcgtccatAAAAGTGACAAAGTTCTCATAC
It encodes the following:
- the LOC133802125 gene encoding anthranilate phosphoribosyltransferase, chloroplastic-like, which translates into the protein MIKHSLEVEGLLDAVDIVGTSGDGANTVNISTGASILAGACGTKIAKQGNRSSSSACGSVDVLEELGIVIDLEPEVFQDFIVSPPLHAFKQ